A genomic window from Pyxidicoccus trucidator includes:
- a CDS encoding sigma-54-dependent transcriptional regulator gives MPGRVLVVEDEREMRAMLEKGLTRRGFTPVALPSADEALARLAAEDFDVVLTDLRMPGMDGLALCERIALNRPDIPVVVVTAFGSLETAVAAIRAGAYDFVTKPIDVDALVLVLERAVQHRALREEVRRLRQELGRRDDGGAVVGESLAMKQAYALIDRVADLDSTVLITGESGTGKEVAARAVHTRGRRKGGPFVAINCAAMPEALLESELFGHAKGAFTDAKAARTGLFVQAHGGTLFLDEVGELPLTLQPKLLRALQERTVRPVGGDTEIPFDARIVAATNRDLELAVEEGRFREDLYYRLNVIGVELPPLRARGNDVLALSQRFIEQFAARTGKRVVGLSPAAAQRLLTYGWPGNVRELQNCLERAVALTSFEELTVDDLPERVRNYSQPKAVPENTDPSELVTLEEVERRYIHRVMEAVGGSRTLAARVLGVDRKTLYRKLERDDEAKKP, from the coding sequence ATGCCGGGCCGCGTCCTGGTCGTCGAGGACGAGCGCGAGATGCGCGCCATGTTGGAGAAGGGGCTGACCCGCCGGGGCTTCACGCCGGTGGCGCTCCCGTCCGCGGATGAAGCGTTGGCCCGGCTGGCGGCCGAGGACTTCGACGTGGTGCTCACGGACCTGCGCATGCCCGGCATGGACGGGCTGGCGCTGTGCGAGCGCATCGCCCTCAACCGCCCGGACATCCCCGTGGTGGTGGTGACGGCCTTCGGCAGCCTGGAGACGGCGGTGGCCGCCATCCGCGCGGGCGCGTACGACTTCGTCACCAAGCCCATCGACGTGGACGCGCTGGTGCTGGTGCTGGAGCGTGCGGTGCAGCACCGCGCCCTGCGCGAGGAGGTGCGCCGGCTGCGCCAGGAGCTGGGCCGGCGCGACGACGGCGGCGCCGTGGTGGGCGAGAGCCTGGCCATGAAGCAGGCGTATGCGCTCATCGACCGCGTGGCGGACCTGGACTCCACGGTGCTGATTACCGGCGAGAGCGGCACGGGCAAGGAGGTGGCCGCCCGGGCGGTGCACACGCGAGGCCGGCGCAAGGGCGGGCCCTTCGTGGCCATCAACTGCGCGGCCATGCCGGAGGCGCTGCTGGAGAGCGAGCTGTTCGGCCACGCCAAGGGCGCCTTCACCGACGCCAAGGCGGCGCGCACCGGCCTCTTCGTCCAGGCCCACGGCGGCACCCTCTTCCTGGACGAGGTGGGCGAGCTGCCCCTCACGCTCCAGCCCAAGCTGCTGCGCGCGCTGCAGGAGCGCACGGTGCGCCCGGTGGGCGGGGACACGGAAATCCCCTTCGACGCGCGCATCGTCGCGGCCACCAACCGGGACTTGGAGCTGGCGGTGGAGGAGGGGCGCTTCCGCGAGGACCTCTACTACCGGCTCAACGTCATCGGCGTGGAGCTGCCGCCGCTGCGGGCGCGGGGCAACGACGTGCTGGCGCTGTCCCAGCGCTTCATCGAGCAGTTCGCCGCGCGCACCGGCAAGCGCGTGGTGGGCCTGTCCCCTGCGGCGGCGCAGCGGCTGCTGACGTACGGGTGGCCGGGCAACGTGCGCGAGCTGCAGAACTGCCTGGAGCGCGCGGTGGCGCTCACCTCCTTCGAGGAGCTCACCGTCGATGACCTGCCCGAGCGCGTGCGCAACTACAGCCAGCCCAAGGCGGTGCCGGAGAACACGGACCCGTCGGAGCTGGTGACGCTGGAGGAGGTGGAGCGGCGCTACATCCACCGCGTGATGGAGGCGGTGGGCGGCAGCCGCACGCTGGCCGCGCGCGTGCTGGGCGTGGACCGCAAGACGCTGTACCGCAAGCTGGAGCGCGACGACGAGGCGAAGAAGCCCTGA
- a CDS encoding sensor histidine kinase, whose protein sequence is MRLARKFTLALVLLAVAVIAGLQYIQVRRELQRSALDMQHDHRLLGHTLAGAIGKAWQLAGEREALTLLNQSNRFQEQVHLRWVWLDGGPGTPSLAGFPPRLLATLRSGQDGSMVDPSPEPGLLHSYTPVIINGQRLGAIEITESLEDQQQHVRTVVMGTFVATAAITLAFLAAAMALGRRFVGEPVDRLVKLAHRIGEGDLTARVQLPQKRGDELTTLASAMNRMGEQLEETRSRLASETVARLSAVEHLRHADRLTTVGKLASGVAHELGTPLNVVMGRAKMISSGEAEGEEVGECAHIIFQQTQHMTGIIRQLLDFARRRPPHRAPEDVHELVERSLSLLRPLAAKRSVSLEADVPSSLTLEVDGGQVQQVLTNLVMNGVQAMKRPGTVRVRAAETRATPPAAEGGAEGDYVRLDVEDEGDGIPADVLAHVFEPFFTTKDVGEGTGLGLSVSYGLVRDHGGWIAVRSEAGRGSCFSIYLPRGEH, encoded by the coding sequence CGTGGCCGTCATCGCTGGCCTGCAGTACATCCAGGTCCGCCGCGAGCTGCAGCGCTCCGCGCTGGACATGCAGCACGACCACCGGCTGCTCGGCCACACGCTCGCTGGCGCCATCGGCAAGGCGTGGCAGCTCGCCGGGGAGCGGGAGGCCCTCACCCTCCTGAACCAGTCCAATCGCTTCCAGGAGCAGGTGCACCTGCGCTGGGTGTGGCTCGACGGCGGCCCCGGCACTCCGTCCCTGGCCGGCTTCCCGCCGCGGCTGCTCGCCACACTGCGCTCGGGGCAGGACGGCTCCATGGTGGACCCCAGCCCGGAGCCGGGCCTGCTGCACTCGTACACGCCGGTCATCATCAACGGCCAGCGCCTGGGGGCCATCGAAATCACCGAGTCCCTGGAAGACCAGCAGCAGCACGTGCGCACCGTCGTCATGGGCACCTTCGTCGCCACCGCGGCGATTACGCTCGCGTTCCTCGCCGCCGCCATGGCCCTGGGCCGCCGCTTCGTGGGTGAGCCGGTGGACCGGCTGGTGAAGCTCGCGCACCGCATCGGCGAGGGAGACCTCACCGCGCGCGTGCAGCTCCCCCAGAAGCGCGGTGACGAGCTGACGACGCTGGCCAGCGCCATGAACCGCATGGGCGAGCAACTGGAGGAGACGCGCTCGCGCCTCGCCTCCGAGACTGTCGCCCGGCTGTCCGCGGTGGAGCACCTGAGACACGCGGACCGGCTCACCACCGTGGGCAAGCTCGCCTCGGGCGTCGCCCACGAGCTGGGCACCCCGCTCAACGTCGTCATGGGGCGCGCGAAGATGATTTCCAGCGGAGAGGCAGAGGGTGAGGAGGTGGGCGAGTGCGCTCACATCATCTTCCAGCAGACGCAGCACATGACGGGCATCATCCGGCAGCTGCTGGACTTCGCCCGGCGCCGCCCGCCCCACCGCGCCCCGGAGGACGTGCACGAGCTGGTCGAGCGCTCGCTCTCCCTGCTGCGCCCCCTCGCCGCCAAGCGCAGCGTCTCGCTGGAGGCGGACGTGCCTTCGAGCCTGACGCTGGAGGTGGACGGTGGGCAGGTGCAGCAGGTGCTCACCAACCTGGTGATGAACGGCGTGCAGGCCATGAAGCGGCCGGGCACCGTGCGCGTGCGCGCGGCCGAGACTCGCGCCACGCCGCCCGCCGCGGAGGGTGGCGCCGAGGGCGACTACGTGCGCCTGGACGTGGAGGACGAGGGCGACGGCATTCCCGCCGACGTGCTGGCCCACGTCTTCGAGCCCTTCTTCACCACCAAGGACGTGGGCGAGGGCACCGGCCTGGGCCTGTCCGTGTCCTATGGTCTGGTGAGGGACCATGGAGGCTGGATTGCCGTGCGAAGCGAGGCCGGACGCGGTAGCTGCTTCTCCATCTACCTGCCACGAGGAGAGCACTGA
- a CDS encoding serine/threonine protein kinase has translation MEPDVVNPASLLPGARIGPWLLLEQRGRGSYGVVYRAVSAEQQGADPVALKLALYPADARFAREAELLSRIRHPAVPRMLDSGNWQPREGLSFAWLVMDWVEGTPLYEWAQARRPSSRQVLQLLARLARALEATHAAGGLHRDVKGDNVRVRGADGEPFLLDFGSGHYVGASTLTWQTFPPGTSAYRPPEAWRFLLRTRRPPVAYAPEPADDVFALGVTAYRLIIAKYPPSAHPKDGDAWLWRPKALAHWTARIINPRCTPELSALVARMLSPHPEARGSAREVAEALEQAARNAGREADVPLFTGDEPRPAGLFPLPQRVTVRPPPRPRRWPWLAAAGLGGALALSVGELPSVSRFDATETSHLATQEESKDAGTVAVGDSVLTASVAPEETRSVWAAIAVDVPPKPFPGQRRPDGNGRCPGKLQVAVNGGCWVKLSIDIKDCDEAGGIEYRSECYQPVMTRQRPSTSGPAAPEDSP, from the coding sequence ATGGAGCCTGACGTCGTCAATCCGGCAAGCCTGCTCCCTGGGGCGAGAATCGGCCCGTGGCTGCTGCTGGAGCAGCGCGGCCGGGGTTCCTATGGCGTCGTCTACCGCGCCGTGTCCGCTGAGCAGCAAGGTGCGGACCCCGTGGCCCTCAAGCTGGCCCTGTACCCCGCGGATGCACGCTTCGCGCGCGAGGCCGAGCTGCTCTCGCGCATCCGCCACCCCGCCGTCCCCCGCATGCTGGACAGTGGCAACTGGCAGCCTCGGGAGGGCCTCTCCTTCGCGTGGCTCGTCATGGACTGGGTGGAGGGCACGCCGCTCTACGAGTGGGCCCAGGCCCGGCGCCCGTCGTCACGGCAGGTGCTCCAACTGCTGGCCCGGCTGGCCCGAGCCCTGGAAGCCACCCATGCGGCCGGCGGGCTCCATCGGGATGTGAAGGGGGACAACGTCCGCGTCCGTGGCGCGGACGGTGAGCCGTTCCTCCTGGACTTCGGCTCCGGACACTACGTGGGGGCCTCTACACTCACCTGGCAGACCTTTCCTCCCGGCACCTCGGCCTACCGCCCGCCCGAGGCGTGGCGCTTTCTCCTCCGCACCCGAAGGCCTCCCGTCGCCTATGCCCCGGAGCCCGCCGATGACGTCTTTGCCCTGGGCGTCACGGCCTATCGCCTCATCATCGCGAAGTACCCGCCGTCGGCCCACCCGAAGGATGGCGATGCCTGGCTGTGGCGCCCCAAGGCGCTGGCGCACTGGACGGCGCGAATCATCAACCCCCGCTGCACTCCGGAGCTGAGCGCGCTGGTGGCCCGGATGCTCTCGCCCCACCCCGAGGCGCGAGGCAGCGCGCGGGAGGTGGCCGAAGCCCTGGAGCAGGCGGCGCGCAACGCGGGACGTGAGGCGGACGTGCCGCTCTTCACCGGAGACGAGCCGCGGCCGGCGGGCCTCTTCCCCCTCCCCCAGCGCGTCACGGTGCGGCCTCCACCGCGCCCGCGGAGGTGGCCCTGGCTCGCGGCTGCTGGCCTCGGAGGCGCGCTGGCGCTGAGCGTTGGAGAGCTGCCGAGCGTGAGTCGCTTCGACGCGACCGAAACCTCTCACCTCGCGACGCAGGAGGAGTCAAAGGATGCCGGCACCGTGGCCGTCGGGGACTCGGTACTGACGGCATCGGTGGCTCCCGAGGAAACCCGCTCCGTATGGGCAGCCATCGCGGTCGACGTGCCCCCGAAGCCCTTCCCAGGACAGCGGCGCCCGGACGGCAACGGCCGCTGTCCCGGCAAGTTGCAGGTCGCCGTCAATGGTGGTTGTTGGGTGAAGCTGTCCATTGACATCAAGGACTGTGATGAGGCGGGCGGCATCGAATACAGGAGTGAGTGCTACCAACCCGTCATGACGCGGCAGCGCCCTTCCACCTCGGGCCCCGCGGCTCCAGAAGACAGTCCATAG
- a CDS encoding Do family serine endopeptidase, which produces MTCSLPSRRFLSALALLPAATLGACGGQALSSQSATPPPALSAPAPVEKAAAPVAPTVPVQQALYSPAASGAPGTLTSLAPLVDSVKGAVVNVEVTARPRRVSGMRGLPPGIAERFGMPPGMGGFEGQSPARQGAGSGFIVDPAGTVLTNNHVVQDADVVRVKLDDGRAFDAEVLGRDPLTDVALLKMKGAPGNLPSVPLGDSDALRVGDAVMAIGNPFGLASSVSAGILSARARDIHAGPYDEFLQTDAAINPGNSGGPLFNMKGEVVGMNTAIIGGATGIGFAVPSNLIRNLLSQLQETGVVRRGWLGLSVQDLTPEIARALGVQAAKGAVVAGLSPNGPAARGGLREEDIITSVEGKAVDSAGTLTRTVALLKPDSKVKVEVLRGGKPQALDVTLGTRPAMEGEEEVAPRNAPATSSRRIGVQLSATQDGVQVMGVEPGSPAERAGLVPGMVLVQMGNQKISSPEDVSRALNAAKPGDALLLRVRAPNSDTTLLRAVEVPER; this is translated from the coding sequence ATGACCTGCTCGCTCCCTTCCCGCCGCTTCCTCAGCGCCCTCGCCCTCCTTCCCGCCGCCACGCTTGGCGCCTGCGGAGGACAGGCCCTGAGCTCCCAGTCCGCCACCCCGCCTCCCGCGCTCTCCGCACCGGCGCCTGTCGAGAAGGCCGCCGCACCCGTGGCGCCCACCGTGCCCGTGCAGCAGGCGCTCTACAGCCCCGCGGCGTCCGGCGCACCGGGCACGCTCACCTCGCTGGCGCCACTGGTGGACTCGGTGAAGGGCGCGGTGGTCAACGTGGAGGTGACGGCGCGGCCCCGGCGTGTGTCCGGCATGCGAGGCCTGCCGCCGGGCATCGCGGAGCGCTTCGGCATGCCGCCCGGCATGGGGGGCTTCGAGGGACAGTCGCCCGCGCGCCAGGGCGCGGGCTCCGGCTTCATCGTCGACCCGGCCGGCACCGTGCTCACCAACAACCACGTGGTGCAGGACGCGGACGTGGTGCGCGTGAAGCTGGACGACGGCCGCGCCTTCGACGCGGAGGTGCTGGGAAGAGACCCGCTCACCGACGTGGCCCTGCTCAAGATGAAGGGCGCGCCGGGCAACCTGCCCTCCGTGCCGCTGGGTGACTCGGACGCGCTGCGCGTGGGTGACGCGGTGATGGCCATCGGCAACCCGTTCGGCCTCGCGTCCAGCGTGAGCGCCGGCATCCTCTCCGCGCGGGCCCGCGACATCCACGCGGGGCCCTATGACGAGTTCCTCCAGACGGACGCCGCCATCAACCCCGGCAACTCCGGCGGCCCGCTCTTCAACATGAAGGGCGAGGTGGTGGGCATGAACACGGCCATCATCGGCGGCGCCACCGGCATCGGCTTCGCGGTGCCCAGCAACCTCATCCGCAACCTCCTGTCGCAGCTCCAGGAGACGGGCGTGGTGCGGCGCGGCTGGCTGGGTCTGTCGGTGCAGGACCTGACGCCGGAAATCGCGCGCGCCCTGGGCGTGCAGGCGGCGAAGGGCGCGGTGGTGGCGGGCCTCAGCCCCAACGGGCCAGCGGCCCGTGGGGGCCTGCGCGAGGAGGACATCATCACCTCCGTGGAGGGCAAGGCGGTGGACTCGGCCGGCACCCTCACCCGCACCGTGGCGCTGCTCAAGCCGGACAGCAAGGTGAAGGTGGAGGTGCTGCGCGGCGGCAAGCCGCAGGCGCTGGACGTGACGCTGGGCACGCGTCCCGCCATGGAGGGCGAGGAGGAGGTGGCCCCGCGCAACGCTCCCGCCACCTCGTCGCGGCGCATCGGCGTGCAGCTGTCGGCCACGCAGGACGGCGTGCAGGTGATGGGCGTGGAGCCCGGCAGCCCCGCCGAGCGCGCGGGCCTGGTGCCCGGCATGGTGCTCGTCCAGATGGGCAACCAGAAAATCTCCAGCCCCGAGGACGTGTCGCGCGCCCTCAACGCCGC
- a CDS encoding glutaminyl-peptide cyclotransferase, with translation MGFWQGLLAVSFADRAMNRFSSNRRSSWMLSLYALLGASCAPALRPVPEVPEGPEPTRRVARIVAEYPHATDAFTQGLVFHQGHLFESTGHRGTLRQLSFDSAQPVWMEALGNSFTEGLASDGERLYQLTWTEGLLYTWSGMPPRQERTTRYTGEGWGLCFQNGQLVRSDGTSTLTFHAPEDFRTLGTVEVTLEGRPLEQLNELECANGVIYANVWHTSEVVEIDPATGNVLAVIDASALTRAVESQLSDDQAVLNGIAVEPGTGRVFMTGKLWPKLFEVRLESAPGEG, from the coding sequence ATGGGTTTCTGGCAGGGCCTGTTGGCGGTATCCTTCGCGGACCGCGCCATGAACAGGTTCTCCTCCAATCGCAGGTCGTCCTGGATGCTCTCGCTGTACGCCCTCCTGGGCGCCAGCTGCGCCCCCGCGCTCCGGCCCGTCCCGGAAGTGCCGGAGGGACCCGAGCCCACGCGGCGGGTGGCGCGCATCGTCGCCGAGTACCCGCACGCGACGGACGCCTTCACGCAGGGCCTGGTCTTCCACCAGGGCCACCTCTTCGAGAGCACCGGCCACCGGGGCACGCTGCGGCAGCTCTCCTTCGACTCCGCGCAGCCGGTGTGGATGGAGGCGCTCGGGAACAGCTTCACCGAGGGCCTGGCCAGCGACGGTGAGCGCCTCTACCAGCTCACCTGGACGGAGGGGCTGCTCTACACGTGGAGCGGCATGCCTCCGCGCCAGGAGCGCACCACACGCTACACGGGCGAGGGCTGGGGGCTCTGCTTCCAGAACGGGCAGCTGGTGCGCAGCGACGGCACCTCCACGCTGACGTTCCACGCGCCGGAGGACTTCCGCACGCTGGGCACGGTGGAGGTGACGCTGGAGGGGCGGCCCCTGGAGCAGCTCAACGAGCTGGAGTGCGCCAACGGCGTCATCTACGCCAACGTCTGGCACACCTCGGAAGTGGTGGAGATAGACCCCGCCACCGGCAACGTGCTGGCCGTCATCGACGCGTCCGCGCTGACGCGCGCGGTGGAGTCGCAGCTTTCGGACGACCAGGCGGTGCTCAACGGCATCGCCGTGGAGCCGGGCACGGGCCGCGTCTTCATGACGGGCAAGCTGTGGCCGAAGCTCTTCGAGGTGCGCCTGGAGTCCGCGCCCGGAGAGGGCTGA
- a CDS encoding response regulator — protein sequence MGPDESAGAQADARQWPHSARDGVTRRSAPRVLVAEDQEEMRTLLRRALKRRGYDVVEAPDGPQLVRAIVDGLRASETQVPDLIVTDVRMPGFSGLEVLARLRRDGWNTPFILITAFGDAQLHEEAARLGAARVLNKPFAMEELCDAVESLVPPLR from the coding sequence ATGGGGCCGGATGAGAGCGCGGGAGCACAGGCGGATGCGCGGCAGTGGCCGCACTCGGCCCGGGATGGCGTCACCCGCCGGAGCGCGCCGCGCGTGCTGGTGGCGGAGGACCAGGAGGAGATGCGCACGCTGCTGCGGCGAGCACTCAAGCGCCGGGGCTATGACGTGGTGGAGGCGCCCGACGGGCCCCAATTGGTGCGCGCCATCGTCGACGGCCTGCGCGCGTCCGAGACACAGGTGCCGGACCTCATCGTCACCGACGTGCGCATGCCTGGCTTCTCCGGCCTGGAGGTGCTTGCCCGGCTGCGGCGCGATGGATGGAACACGCCCTTCATCCTCATCACCGCCTTCGGCGATGCGCAGCTCCACGAGGAGGCGGCGCGGCTGGGCGCCGCGCGCGTGCTCAACAAGCCGTTCGCCATGGAGGAACTCTGCGACGCGGTGGAGTCCCTCGTCCCGCCGCTGCGCTGA
- a CDS encoding trypsin-like serine protease encodes MPHLMSSLLVPFQGAIARCVPRRQALVGMMSLLVGCGSQAVVEPPPQEPAPSSEQEIVNGTDTTMTANPWQVQVWNPMLASAAFVCGGTILNEHWVLTAQHCVRDSQQNLITPRYVVAGNTSTISVDAPTQVVAVDRVFPYPGYVGTSQGKDVALLRLATPLDLSGPYVKAIPLATVVDESSRVTAPGVVARATGWGRRYVDGPQATTLQTTDLILQSHSVAQAAYPEYVITPDQLAASALGTGTCDGDSGGPLTVPYGDTRVLAGIVSWGRGCGDSRYPSMFARVSQFEPWIKSMTCTLANGVAQPDISVGQGQWTCSYTLEVPAGASGLAFELSGGTGDGELYVKFGSEPTAGSFDCKSVAAGNQEKCPILNPRVGTWYAKVYGYAGSSGMRLKGGYAIPLDFGGMWGYVDGGVLVPHPTTHTDTCPAGYKPTRLLGSDECPGCDWDVFVCTRPRQNGREPLYDFGGMWGYVNGVVMPNPYTFAASCPEGYTDQRVLGTLNVDYEVHACYKPHVPGTTPDFPFGGMMGQVDSGTVAPNPATGAATCPPGFVVRPVSGYPNVDWSLHFCYQPPDRWDFGGMSGYVDGGWPSYNPATGSDTCPTGYTKTQLLGTTGVDLKVYLCSRPHLASTETYFDFGGMYGYARGVPVPNPYTNAASCPYGYTARRVLGTPGRDADLYYCYQRHMSKSPPTYPFGGMWGQVDGGRYVPNPATGGLSCPSGFTDKQVLGTGGLDYELHFCSTMP; translated from the coding sequence ATGCCCCATCTCATGTCATCCCTCCTCGTGCCCTTCCAGGGTGCCATCGCCCGCTGCGTCCCCCGCCGCCAGGCCCTCGTCGGCATGATGTCCTTGCTGGTGGGTTGTGGCTCGCAAGCCGTCGTGGAGCCGCCCCCGCAAGAGCCCGCCCCGTCCAGCGAGCAGGAAATCGTCAACGGTACCGACACGACGATGACCGCCAACCCCTGGCAGGTGCAGGTCTGGAACCCCATGCTCGCGAGTGCCGCGTTCGTCTGTGGCGGCACCATCCTCAACGAGCACTGGGTCCTCACCGCGCAACATTGCGTGCGCGACTCGCAACAGAACCTCATCACGCCGAGATACGTGGTGGCAGGCAACACCAGCACCATCAGCGTGGACGCACCTACGCAGGTCGTCGCGGTGGACCGGGTCTTCCCCTATCCCGGCTACGTGGGCACCTCACAGGGCAAGGACGTGGCCCTGCTGCGCCTGGCCACGCCGCTCGACCTGAGTGGTCCCTACGTCAAGGCCATCCCCCTCGCCACGGTGGTGGATGAATCCTCGCGCGTCACCGCCCCGGGTGTCGTCGCGCGCGCCACCGGCTGGGGCAGGCGCTACGTCGACGGCCCCCAGGCCACCACGTTGCAGACCACGGACCTGATCCTCCAGAGCCACAGCGTGGCCCAGGCGGCCTATCCGGAATACGTCATCACCCCGGACCAGCTCGCCGCATCCGCGCTCGGCACAGGCACCTGCGATGGAGACAGCGGCGGTCCGCTCACCGTCCCCTACGGCGACACGCGCGTGCTGGCGGGCATCGTCAGCTGGGGGAGGGGCTGTGGCGACTCGCGCTACCCGAGCATGTTCGCGCGCGTGTCGCAGTTCGAGCCCTGGATCAAGTCGATGACCTGCACGCTCGCCAACGGCGTGGCGCAGCCCGACATCTCCGTGGGCCAGGGGCAGTGGACCTGCAGCTACACCCTGGAGGTGCCCGCGGGCGCCAGCGGCCTGGCATTCGAGCTGAGCGGGGGCACGGGTGACGGCGAGCTGTACGTGAAGTTCGGCTCCGAGCCGACCGCCGGCTCGTTCGACTGCAAGTCGGTCGCGGCTGGCAACCAGGAGAAGTGCCCCATCCTCAACCCGCGGGTTGGCACCTGGTACGCGAAGGTCTACGGCTACGCGGGCTCCTCGGGCATGCGCCTCAAGGGAGGGTATGCCATCCCCCTCGATTTCGGCGGCATGTGGGGCTACGTGGACGGCGGCGTGCTCGTGCCCCACCCGACGACCCACACGGACACCTGCCCCGCCGGCTACAAGCCGACACGGTTGCTGGGCTCTGACGAGTGCCCCGGCTGCGATTGGGACGTGTTCGTCTGCACCCGGCCTCGGCAGAACGGGCGCGAGCCGCTCTACGACTTCGGCGGCATGTGGGGCTACGTCAATGGCGTCGTGATGCCCAACCCCTATACGTTCGCGGCCTCATGCCCGGAGGGGTACACGGACCAGCGGGTCCTGGGGACCCTGAACGTCGATTACGAGGTGCACGCCTGCTACAAGCCCCACGTGCCCGGGACGACGCCGGACTTTCCCTTCGGCGGCATGATGGGCCAGGTGGACAGCGGCACGGTCGCGCCCAATCCCGCGACGGGCGCCGCCACGTGCCCGCCCGGCTTCGTGGTCAGGCCGGTGTCGGGGTACCCGAACGTCGATTGGTCCCTGCACTTCTGCTACCAGCCGCCAGACCGCTGGGACTTCGGCGGCATGTCGGGCTACGTGGACGGTGGCTGGCCCTCGTACAACCCGGCGACTGGCTCGGACACGTGCCCGACCGGGTACACGAAGACGCAGCTGCTGGGGACGACCGGCGTCGATTTGAAGGTGTACCTCTGCTCCCGGCCTCACCTGGCGAGCACCGAGACGTACTTCGATTTCGGCGGCATGTATGGCTACGCCAGGGGCGTCCCGGTGCCCAACCCCTATACGAACGCGGCCTCATGCCCGTACGGGTACACGGCCCGGCGGGTCCTGGGGACCCCCGGTCGCGATGCCGACCTGTACTATTGCTACCAGCGCCACATGTCCAAGTCGCCGCCGACGTACCCCTTCGGCGGCATGTGGGGCCAGGTCGACGGCGGCAGGTATGTGCCCAACCCCGCGACGGGCGGCCTCTCGTGCCCGTCCGGCTTCACGGACAAGCAGGTGCTGGGGACCGGCGGCCTCGACTACGAATTGCACTTCTGCTCGACCATGCCGTAG